In a genomic window of Brassica rapa cultivar Chiifu-401-42 chromosome A10, CAAS_Brap_v3.01, whole genome shotgun sequence:
- the LOC103847722 gene encoding photosystem II 22 kDa protein, chloroplastic has protein sequence MAQTMLLTSGVSANQFLRNKNPLAQPKVHHFFLSGNSHVVLPSRRPSLVPLAIFKPKTKAAPKKVEKVKPKVEDGIFGTSGGIGFTKQNELFVGRVAMIGFAASLLGEALTGKGILAQLNLETGIPIYEAEPLLLFFILFTLLGAIGALGDRGKFVDDPPTGLEKAVIPPGKGVRSALGLKEQGPLFGFTKANELFVGRLAQLGIAFSLIGEIITGKGALAQLNIETGIPIQDIEPLVLLNVAFFFFAAINPGNGKFITDDGEER, from the exons ATGGCTCAAACCATGCTGCTTACTTCGGGAGTTTCTGCGAACCAATTCTTAAGGAACAAGAACCCTCTCGCTCAGCCCAAAGTTCACCATTTCTTCCTCTCGGGAAACTCTCATGTTGTTCTACCATCTCGAAGACCATCATTAGTACCTCTTGCCATCTTCAAACCCAAAACCAAAGCTGCTCCCAAAAAG GTTGAGAAGGTGAAGCCAAAGGTTGAAGACGGTATCTTCGGAACATCTGGTGGGATAGGTTTCACGAAGCAGAACGAGCTCTTTGTGGGTCGTGTTGCTATGATCGGTTTCGCT GCATCGTTGCTGGGTGAGGCGTTAACAGGGAAAGGTATATTAGCACAGTTGAATCTGGAGACAGGGATACCGATTTACGAAGCAGAACCATTACTTCTCTTCTTCATATTGTTCACTCTGTTGGGTGCTATCGGAGCTCTTGGGGACAGAGGAAAATTCGTCGACGATCCTCCCACCGGACTTGAGAAAGCCGTCATTCCTCCCGGCAAAGGCGTCCGATCTGCTCTCGGTCTTAAAGAACAAG GTCCATTGTTTGGGTTCACGAAGGCAAACGAGTTGTTCGTAGGAAGATTGGCACAGTTGGGAATAGCATTTTCATTGATAGGAGAGATTATAACCGGGAAAGGAGCCTTGGCTCAACTCAACATTGAGACTGGTATTCCAATTCAAGATATTGAACCCCTCGTCCTCTTAAAcgttgctttcttcttctttgctgcCATTAATCCTGGTAATGGAAAGTTCATTACTGATGATGGTGAAGAAAGGTAA
- the LOC103847723 gene encoding uncharacterized protein LOC103847723 yields MKGQNQSSTSSCNIHPIDFVEGVCPICLNERLLVLAYLQRRHAPSPSPSYHTIQEPKIYSQKSSKKKNIRLFSFLGSFQLRHHNSDHRANSIISPEDSFISINFENNGTTSWEKEKESYQLEHSTASCDHQYQHITKKEIIPRLMRRPLLTWSKRIGRLIHVISFRRRSSAKVKGDDGLSRSCLKPSPLTKKENAKS; encoded by the exons ATGAAAGGACAGAACCAAAGCTCAACATCTTCTTGTAACATCCATCCAATAGATTTTGTTGAAGGTGTGTGTCCTATCTGTCTCAACGAGAGGCTGCTAGTCTTGGCTTATTTACAGAGAAGACACGCtccatctccttctccttcCTACCATACCATCCAAGAACCGAAAATCTATTCCCAAAAATCTTCCAAGAAGAAAAACATCAGACTCTTCTCGTTCCTTGGCTCCTTCCAACTGCGACACCACAATTCTGATCATCGAGCCAACTCCATCATCAGTCCAGAAG ATTCATTCATTTCGATTAATTTCGAAAACAACGGAACAACTTCATgggaaaaggaaaaagaaagttACCAGCTCGAACATTCCACGGCTTCATGTGATCATCAATATCAACATATCACGAAGAAGGAGATTATTCCTCGGCTAATGCGACGGCCACTGTTGACGTGGAGCAAACGGATTGGCCGACTCATACACGTCATCAGTTTCAGGAGGCGTTCTAGCGCCAAGGTTAAAGGTGATGATGGCTTGAGTAGAAGTTGCTTAAAGCCTTCGCCCctcacaaaaaaagaaaacgcAAAGTCTTGA
- the LOC103847745 gene encoding uncharacterized protein LOC103847745, whose amino-acid sequence MVFERTKIAPSDILKKAEEDAAIWFEVNFPTAESTPTMRVKTSTGALWISPPTGVLKCNIGSSWVNGRTNCGPAWRLRDTKGKVIMHSRRSHSSVHDQKEAELLATLWAVDCLKTTRFEKIIFESSFRLAREQLQFYRSVDDNHPHIARDFITKLQQMQAWSLDYVVPSRNVSAMKIAESVTSNHRYQSYISEDGLAWLQHQLEIDAQGSSVPST is encoded by the coding sequence ATGGTGTTTGAAAGAACCAAGATAGCGCCATCAGATATTCTCAAGAAAGCAGAGGAAGACGCAGCCATATGGTTTGAAGTGAACTTTCCAACAGCTGAGTCTACTCCGACCATGAGGGTAAAAACTAGCACAGGTGCTCTTTGGATTTCACCTCCCACAGGTGTTCTCAAATGTAACATCGGGTCTTCGTGGGTCAATGGTAGAACAAATTGCGGACCTGCATGGAGATTACGTGATACGAAAGGAAAGGTCATTATGCATAGCAGACGATCTCACTCTTCAGTTCACGACCAAAAGGAAGCTGAACTTCTGGCAACTTTATGGGCAGTAGATTGTCTAAAGACTACACGCTTTGAGAAGATCATATTTGAATCCTCCTTTCGTCTAGCGCGGGAACAGCTTCAGTTTTACCGTAGTGTAGATGATAATCACCCCCACATTGCTCGGGACTTCATCACAAAGCTGCAACAGATGCAAGCATGGAGCCTAGACTATGTGGTACCATCAAGAAACGTTAGTGCTATGAAGATTGCAGAGAGCGTGACATCAAACCACAGATATCAGTCTTACATATCCGAGGATGGCCTGGCTTGGCTTCAACATCAACTGGAAATAGATGCACAAGGATCATCTGTCCCCTCTACCTAA